A single genomic interval of Arachis duranensis cultivar V14167 chromosome 7, aradu.V14167.gnm2.J7QH, whole genome shotgun sequence harbors:
- the LOC107459879 gene encoding probable beta-1,3-galactosyltransferase 14, with the protein MPSSSPKSVFHARPFHSSLSSRRSTFLFLFLFGLSGFVFGLTAFFRPNPCPSARPKSVRVTWDHGGDAARAASGGVDDRHKVMGFVGIFTGFGSAGRRQALRKTWFPSDPSGLKSLEEATGLAFRFIIGRTNDRSKMTALQKEIAEYDDFIQLDIEEEYSKLPYKTLAYFKAAYALFDCDFYVKADDDIYLRPDRLSLLLATERSHPQTYIGCMKKGPVFTDPKLKWYEPLSHLLGKEYFLHAYGPIYALSADVVSSLGALRNNSFRMFSNEDVTIGAWMLAMNVHHENNKELCSTECTSTSIAVWDIPKCSGLCNPEKKMLELHKMDSCVRSPTVEPDE; encoded by the exons ATGCCTTCCTCTTCCCCAAAGTCCGTCTTCCACGCACGCCCTTTCCATTCTTCATTGTCTTCTCGCAGATCCACCTTTctattcctcttcctctttggaCTCTCCGGATTCGTCTTCGGCCTCACCGCCTTCTTCAGGCCCAACCCATGCCCATCCGCCAGGCCCAAATCGGTTCGGGTCACTTGGGACCACGGCGGAGACGCCGCTCGTGCTGCTTCCGGCGGGGTTGACGATCGCCACAAGGTCATGGGCTTCGTCGGAATTTTCACCGGCTTCGGATCCGCCGGGAGGAGGCAGGCTCTGAGGAAGACTTGGTTCCCTTCCGATCCGAGTGGTCTTAAGAG CTTGGAAGAAGCCACAGGCTTGGCTTTTCGGTTTATTATTGGTAGAACAAATGATAGATCAAAGATGACTGCACTTCAGAAGGAAATAGCAGAATACGATGACTTTATTCAATTGGACATCGAAGAGGAGTACAGTAAGCTCCCATACAAAAC GTTGGCTTACTTCAAAGCTGCATACGCACTTTTTGATTGTGACTTCTATGTCAAAGCGGATGATGACATATATTTAAGGCCAG ATCGTCTTTCCTTACTATTGGCAACAGAGCGGTCTCACCCTCAGACTTACATAGGATGCATGAAAAAAGGCCCTGTTTTTACGGATCCAAAACTCAAATG GTATGAACCACTATCTCATTTGCTTGGAAAGGAGTATTTTCTTCATGCTTATGGTCCTATATATGCACTTTCTGCTGATGTTGTATCAAGTTTGGGTGCTCTTAGGAATAACAG TTTCCGGATGTTCAGTAATGAGGATGTAACCATTGGAGCCTGGATGCTTGCAATGAATGTCCACCATGAGAATAATAAAGAACTTTGTTCTACGGAATGTACATCCACATCTATTGCTGTTTGGGATATTCCGAAATGTTCAG GCCTCTGTAATCCGGAAAAGAAGATGCTGGAACTCCATAAAATGGACAGCTGTGTTCGGAGTCCAACTGTGGAACCTGATGAATAG